One window of the Rhizobiaceae bacterium genome contains the following:
- a CDS encoding deoxyguanosinetriphosphate triphosphohydrolase, with translation MEQAKGLNDIGFGYRPRAPYACDPARSRGRFYDEVESPTRTPFQRDRDRIIHSTAFRRLKHKTQVFLVHESDHYRTRLTHTIEVAQIARALARALSCDEDLAEAIALVHDFGHTPFGHTGEDALDLKLKPWGGFDHNAQSLKIVTKLERRYAEFDGLNLTWETLEGLVKHNGPLTDAAGQGLKGPVPQPIRDFNELFDLELDRHASLEAQCAAIADDIAYNTHDIDDGIRSGLLSLEMLEDVSLPGSILAGVRARYPALDPVRTGHELMRRQITEMVEDVIVNAKAALADIAPTSSEDIHRAGYTIATFSPDMAKLEKELKAFLYKNLYRHPDVLRMRAQAEKVVLDLFDVYFADPREMPEGWREVLVRADDRVKARHVADFLAGMTDPYALKEHRRLFDHTPDLG, from the coding sequence TTGGAACAAGCGAAGGGTCTGAACGATATCGGCTTCGGCTACCGGCCGCGCGCGCCCTATGCGTGCGACCCGGCACGGTCGCGCGGCCGTTTCTACGACGAGGTCGAGAGCCCGACACGTACGCCGTTCCAGCGCGACCGTGACCGCATCATCCACTCCACCGCGTTCCGCCGGCTGAAGCACAAGACGCAGGTCTTCCTCGTCCACGAAAGCGACCACTATCGGACCCGGCTCACCCATACGATCGAGGTGGCGCAGATCGCCCGTGCCCTGGCGCGCGCGCTTTCCTGCGACGAGGACCTCGCCGAGGCGATCGCGCTGGTCCACGATTTCGGCCATACGCCCTTCGGCCATACGGGCGAGGATGCGCTGGACCTCAAGCTGAAACCGTGGGGCGGCTTCGACCACAACGCCCAGTCACTGAAGATCGTGACCAAGCTGGAACGGCGCTATGCCGAGTTCGACGGGCTGAACCTCACCTGGGAAACGCTCGAAGGGCTGGTGAAGCACAACGGCCCGTTGACCGACGCGGCCGGGCAGGGGTTGAAAGGCCCGGTCCCGCAGCCGATCCGCGATTTCAACGAGCTTTTCGATCTCGAACTCGATCGCCACGCCAGCCTCGAGGCGCAATGCGCGGCCATCGCTGACGACATCGCCTATAACACGCATGACATAGACGACGGCATCCGTTCAGGCCTGCTGTCGCTGGAGATGCTGGAGGATGTCTCGCTCCCCGGCTCCATCCTTGCCGGCGTCAGGGCGCGCTATCCCGCGCTCGATCCGGTGCGCACCGGCCATGAACTGATGCGCCGCCAGATCACGGAGATGGTGGAGGACGTCATCGTCAACGCCAAGGCCGCTCTCGCGGACATCGCGCCGACAAGTTCGGAAGACATACACAGGGCCGGGTACACCATCGCCACCTTCTCGCCGGACATGGCGAAGCTCGAGAAGGAACTGAAGGCGTTCCTTTACAAGAACCTCTACCGCCATCCGGATGTACTCAGGATGCGCGCGCAGGCCGAGAAGGTGGTGCTCGACCTTTTCGACGTCTATTTTGCCGATCCCCGCGAGATGCCGGAGGGCTGGCGGGAGGTTCTCGTCCGCGCCGACGACAGGGTGAAGGCGCGCCACGTGGCCGATTTCCTTGCCGGCATGACCGACCCGTACGCTCTCAAGGAGCACCGGCGCTTGTTTGACCACACGCCGGATTTGGGATAG
- the erpA gene encoding iron-sulfur cluster insertion protein ErpA, which produces MGADAKTGMKVELTEAAAKRINRILAKEPGKSALRVSVEGGGCSGFSYKFDLVEDRNDDDVAIEKDGATVLIDDLSLVYMGGSVIDFVDDLMGQSFQIKNPNAVASCGCGTSFSV; this is translated from the coding sequence ATGGGCGCGGACGCAAAGACCGGCATGAAGGTCGAGCTCACCGAGGCGGCGGCGAAACGCATCAACAGGATTCTTGCAAAGGAACCCGGCAAATCGGCGCTGCGGGTTTCCGTGGAAGGCGGCGGCTGCTCGGGATTTTCCTACAAGTTCGATCTGGTCGAGGACCGGAACGACGACGACGTGGCGATCGAAAAGGACGGGGCGACGGTGCTGATCGATGATCTGTCGCTCGTCTATATGGGCGGCTCCGTCATCGATTTCGTCGACGACCTGATGGGCCAGTCCTTCCAGATCAAAAATCCGAACGCTGTCGCCTCCTGCGGCTGCGGCAC